CATTGATCACCCTGCGCGCGGAGCTGGAGGTCGAACCGGCGCTCTTGGGCCTGTTTGACGTGATAGTCATCTCAGCGGAAGTCGGATTGCGCAAGCCGGATCCCCGCGTTTTTGAGCTGACGGCCGAGCTTCTCCATTTGCCACTTGCCGCGTGCTTGTTGATTGACGACAAGCCGCGCAACACGCTGGCTGCACAGGCGATCGGGATGCCAGCGATCACGTTCACCTCGCCGCAACAACTGCTTCAGGAGCTGAGTCAACGTGGGCTGTAACTATGCCACACGCGCCAAGCGCTGTCCACGGAATATACGATCCACATTTGGGCTGGGCCGTAAGTCAGCCAGATCACATCACCGATGAATGGAAAGCGCCAGCCGCTGAAGAGCTGGGCAGCCAAGATGAGATCACTAACCAGGAAGAGTGCCCCACCTAAGGCGAGCGAAAGGAAAGCCGAGTCCTGCCAGGCCAGACCGGTAGTTACACCAGCCACGCTGGCGAGCAGGAGGACATAGGGCAGCGCAGCCCAACGTAGAGCAGTGAGGCGCTGCCCTCGGAAGACAGCCCAGTACCAGCCGAGCAGCCCGATCCCCAGCCAGATCGCCCAGGCTCCGCCCAGCGGGCCTAGCACGGTAAGCCCACTCCGCCTAGCGAGGCTTAAAAACGCAGCGATATAAGCCATATGGCCCAGCCCAAAGGCCACAATACCGCCGATCACGGGCTGGGCCATCGGCAGCAGCCGAGCCATGAACAGATCACCCAGGAAGCCGAATGTCATACCAAGGCCGATGAGCATCGCGTAATCACCGACAGCGCGCTCCCGGGCGAGCCAATACCAGCTCCAACCGGCCGCCACCAGTGTCAGCGATGAGGCGATTCGGGTCCAGGTGGGCATCCGCCGTGTTCGATGGGCGTCGGACCTGCCGAAGAAGAAGCCACCGAAAAGGAAAGCCGCCCAAAGCAATTGAAGGGCCAGCATCCATAGGCGATGAGGCGGAAGGACGAGGTGGATCATGGAAGCTCAATCCGTTGCTTGCTCAGCTCCACCGGAGAGCCATCCGCTGGCGAGAACGGCCGCAGCCGCACGCTCCAGCGCGTCTCCACGGGCTGAACCTGGTACTGCGGCAACACCCCAGGGCCACAGCTCGCGCCGCCCAGGCCGGACTGGGCGTGATCCAGGTTCAGCCAGATGTCGTCCCGCCGCTGCAATTCGTAAGTGTGCATAGCCCGAGTCAGATCCTCCGTTGAGAAATGATGGACGCTTACATTGAGCAGCGGCATCGCTACGGCCAACAGGCCATATCCGTCATCGGACAACGCTGCCCACCGCACATCGGTCTTGTTACCGTTGTCCTGCGGCATGATGTACGGCACATACTGCTCGTCCACGGTGCCGCGATAGAGGCCCACCTGCGCCCCTAGCTTGCGGTCGGGATAGGTCTCGATCGGGCCGCGGCCGTACCAAGTGAAGGTATTGTATTCACCGGGCACGATCATCTGCAGGCCGATGCGAGGCAGCTGCGGCAGCCGCTCGCCGGGGATTACGTGCGTCTCCACGATCACATCGCCAGAGCCATAGATCGTGTAGGTGTACTCGCCATCGAAGCGGGCCGGATGTGGCGTGAAGGCGAGCTTGAATTGATCAGATGGGATCGCTAACACTCGATCCAGCGCCTCCCGAATCCATTCAGAGGCATGCTCCTCCGGCATCTGATAGCGGATGGTCCGTAGCAGGGCATAGATGCGATCGCGCTGGTCTAGGAAGGAGACCAGCGATTGGATCCTGCTCGCCTTATCGGTGCCTGGCAGCTCCTCGTAGCGGATCCCCAGCTCCGAGCTCAGGGTGTGAAGCTGCTCTTCATCGAAGAATTGCGCTAAGAGGCGGCCAGCCTGCTCCAGTAGTTGCTCCCAGCGGACCCAGCGCCGTGCAGTGACGTCAACGGCAGGGGTGAGGACTGACCGCACGGTGATACGGGCCATCTGCGGGGCGATTTGGCTCACTGTGACCTCTTGGATCTGCTCTTGCAAACAGTCCAACCCCACCTCACGCCAGCGGATGGCGGCTTTCTCCTCGCCCCAGGTGTTGGCGTCGTTATCAGTGGGCGCTCGCCACAGATTCAGCTTGGGTCCTCGCTTCACCATCTCCCGGCCGGCATACTGAAGGCGGGAGATGGTGCCTGTGGATTTGTCAAAGGCCAGGGTGAAGTTGCGCCCGCGCACGGTGATGATCTCGTCAGATTCAGCCAGCGCTAACTCTGGGAGCTCAGAAATCGGCAGAACTGGCCCAGCCGACACTGCGAAGGGGATCTGGAATTGTGCCCAAGCCACCTCATGACCTTGATCGGCCCAACGGGTAGGCGCAGCCAAGGTAAAGTGAAGTGTCAGCCAATAGTCGGTGCCCGGCTTCAACTCCGGCGGCGTGAACGGCACCGTGACCACCTGGCTCTCGCCGGGGCGCAGGCTCAGCCGGGGCAGTTTGCCGGACTGTAACACCTGGCCATCCGCCATCAACCGCCACGTGATGTTCAATCCGCTCAAGTCGGAGAAATCGTACCGATTGATAATCCGCACCTGGCCAGCGAGCAAGTCCACTGGTTCAACCCATACCGGCTCTAAGACCTTCTTGTACTCCCATAGCCCAGGGTGCGGCTGGCGGTCAGGGCTGATCAACCCATTGATGCAGAAGTTGCCATCGTTAGGTTGATCGCCGAAGTCGCCACCATAGGCGAAGTATGTTTCGCCGTTGGGCGCCACCTTGCGCAGGCCCTGATCCACCCAATCCCAGATGCAGCCGCCGATCAGCCGTGGATAGGAACGGATCACGTCCCAGTACTCCTTTAGATTGCCGGTGCTGTTACCCATCGAGTGGGCATACTCGCACATGAGGAGGGGGCGCGTCTCGCCTGGGCGGGTGGCCAGCCGGATTAGCCGGTCAATAGGCGGATACATCACGCTCACGATGTCCACGATAGGGGCGTGTCCTGCCGACTCGTAGTGGACAGGGCGCGTAGGGTCGTTGGCATGGATCCACTCGGCCATGGCATCGTGGTTAGGACCGTAGCCGGACTCATTGCCCAACGACCAGATAATCACGCTGGGGTGATTCTTGTCGCGCTCGACCATGCGGATCGCCCGATCCAGGAATGCCTCTTTCCACAATGGGTCCTTGGCCAGCTTGTCCCATAGCCCATGAGTTTCCACGTTGGCCTCGTCAATCAGGTAGATGCCGTACTCGTCGCACAGCTCATACCACCTAGGGTGATTCGGGTAGTGGGAGGTGCGCACGGTGTTGATATTGAACTGCTTCATCAATCGAATGTCTTGGATCATCGAGTCCACTGTGATAGCTCGGCCACGATCGGGATCAATCTCGTGGCGGTTTACGCCCTTAAGCAGGATCGGGACGCCGTTGATCAGCAGACGCCCGTCTTTGATCTCGACCTGGCGAAAGCCAACCCGATTGCTTTCTACCTCTAACGTGCTTCCATCGGGCCCTTTTAGCGTGAGAAGCAGCATGTACAGGTATGGGTCTTCTGCCGACCACTGGCGCGGGCTGGCGATCTCACGCTCCAGATGGAAGATCACCTCAGTGTGCTGGGCCATCGGCACGCCAGAGGTGACCGGCGCGGTGAAGACCGTGTGCCCTTCGGCGTCAACGAGGGTGGCGACGACAGCGTGGGGCGGCGCGGGAGTGTCGCCGTAGTTCTTGACGTGGACGCGCAGCCGCAACGTAGCATCCTGGTAGGCGGCATCGAAATCGGTTCGCACCCAAAAATCACGAATGTGGACGGTGGGGGTGGCGAAGAGGTACACGTCGCGATAGATGCCGCTCAACCACCACATATCCTGATCTTCCAGATAGGTGCCGTCGGACCAGCGATAGACGCGGACAGCCAAGGTGTTCTGGCCGAGGCGAACGTAGCGGGTGATATTGAACTCAGCGGGAAGTCGGCTATCTTTGCTGAAGCCGACCATTTGGCCGTTGACCCAGACGTAGAAGGCCGAGTCTACGCCGTCGAAGACCAAGAAGACCTGCCGGCCGGCCCACGCTTCCGGTATGACGAACGTGGTACGGTATGAGCCGGTGGGGTTGTCATCGTGAGGCACGCGCGGGCAGATCTCCGGTGAGAAGGGATAGACGACGTTGGTGTAGATGGGTCGATCGTACCCGTGCATCTGCCAGTTGGAAGGCACGGGCAGGGTGTCCCAATCGCTCACGTCATAATCTTCCCGATAGAAGCCCGCCGGTGCTGAGTCGGGATTGGGCGCCCAGTGGAACTTCCAATCCCCATTCAACAGTTGGAAATACGGCGACGCGTTGCGATCACCGGCCAGCGCTGTCTGCTCATCGGCGTAGGGCGTCAGCGTGACGTGCGCCGGCTCTTTGTTGCGCCCGATGAGTTGAGGGTTCTCCCAGTCGTTTAGTAGCTCTGTCATTGTGCATGCTCCTTAAGCGTATTCTTGCAGTACCTCGGCGATGGCTTGACAGATTCGATCCATGTTCTCTGCTGTCATCCCGGCGACGTTGATGCGGCCAGAGCTCACAATGTAGATGGAGTACTTCTGGCGCAGGATCTCTACTTGCTTTGGCGTCAGGCCGGAAAACGAGAACATACCTCGCTGGCGGGCGATGAACGAGAAATCACGTCGCACCCCCTTGTCGGCCAACGTTTCTACGAAGAGTGTGCGCATCTCGTGGATGCGATCGCGCATCTCCTTTACCTCTGCCTCCCAATCGACGCGCAGCTCGGGGTCGTTCCAGATGGTGGTCACGATGGCTGCGCCGTGGGCGGGCGGGTTCGAGTAGTTGGCACGAATGCACAGCTTCACCTGGCTGAGTACAGCCTCCGCCGCGGCCTGCGAGGAGGCGACAATGGTCAGCGCGCCCACGCGCTCGTTGTACAGCCCGAAGTTCTTGGAGAACGAGCTAGCGATGAGCAGCTCACAGCCGGGCCGGCATAGCGTCAGCAATCCCCTGGCATCCTCGCGGAGGCCATCGCCCAGGCCCTGATAGGCGAAGTCCACCAGCGGGAGCAAGCGGCGCTCCTCGATCACGTCGGCGATCTGGCACCACTGCTCGGGTGTGGGATCAACGCCTGTCGGATTGTGACAGCAGGCATGGAGCAGGACGATGTCTCCCTCTGGGATCTGTCGGAGCGCAGCTAGCATCTCGTCAAAGGCCAGACTGTTGGTTGCGGCGTCGAAATACGGGTACGTCTTGACCTCGAGGCCAGCCGCCTGGAACACGCCAGGGTGGTTGGGCCAAGTGGGCTGGCTCACCCAGATGTGCTTATCGGGGAACATCTTCTTAAGGAAGTCGCCAGCCACACGCAGTGCCCCCGTGCCGCCTGGCGTGTGAGCTGTCGCCACTCGCTTGCTGGCTAAGACCTCGTGCTCCGGTCCGAACAACAGTTCTTGGACAGCCACCGCATACTCGGCTGAGCCCTGGATGCTTAGGTAGTTCTTGCTGGTCTCCTGCCTCAGGATACGCTCTTCCGCCCGTTTGACCGCTCGGAAGATAGGAGTTTTGCCCGTCGCGTCGCGATAGACACCGGCGCTGAGGTCCACCTTAGCAGGGTTCGGATCCTTACGAAATGCCTCGGCCAGCCCTAGGATGGGATCTGGGGGCGCCATAGGAAGTGTCTCAAACATCTTGACTGTCCTTTCCTTAAGTTTGGTTAGGAATTAGAGCTTCCCAATTGTAGCACGGGCGATAAGGTTGGCAAGCGACGAAGCCATCTGGGGCTCCCTCTCTCGTCTGTCACTGATCCTAGTCATGTTCGGTTCCAGTGAAATCCGATAAATATGCTTTGTTGATCATCGGCGTACAATTTTCTCTCAATCAGATCTTCTGCGGAGGTGTACCATGTCACTCGATCCCAAAGTCAAGCAGGAGTTAGAGCACGGGTTTGCCGGAGAGTCCATGGCAAATCGCCGCTACCTGTTCTTTGCGCGTAAGGCGGAAGAGGAGATCAACTTCGCTCCTTCCGCCGAGGTCGCTGAGTTGCTGAGGGAGATCGCCGCCCTCTTCCGGGAGACCGCTGAAGAGGAGACAGCCCATGCCTATGCTCACCTGGTGGCGATGGGCGGAATCGGCGATACGTTGCAAAATCTGCAGACTGCTCTCGAGGGTGAGACGTACGAGTATACAACGATGTATCCCGCTTCGGCGGAGGCTGCGCGAGCGGCCGGCCGAGAGGATATTGCACGGCAGTTTGAGTCTACGGCCAGGGCTGAGCGACGCCACGCGGCCCGCTACGAGCGCACCATCCAGCGCTTAAAGGAAGCCCTGGAGCGGGCCAAGTAACAAGTAAAGATACGGCAAACAGGTAGGGGCGCAGCGACGCTACGTCCCTACCTGTGTTCCCTCCTTGATGGGTCATCTGGACTGGAGCTTACTCAATGGCTAAGAAATCCCCAGAAACTCGCCCTGGTCTAGTGGATGAACAAGACCTGCTCCAGCGGCTCAAGCTCAACGTTAACAAGTGCTACTACTGCGGCATCTGCGAGCCGCTCTGCCCAGTGTTCACTCCCCTCTTCACCCTGTGGGATCGGGAGGTAGAGAAGGGAGAGCAGCTGCGCATGGATGACTTCCGCCCGATAGTGGACCTGTGTTACTACTGCAAGCTCTGTTTGCTCACCTGCGGCATTGGTGTGGATTTGCCGCGACTGATGCTGGAGAGTAAGATTTTCTATGTTCAGCGCCACGGACAGACGCTGCAAAACCGGTTGCTGATAGACACGGACCTCATTGGCCGGCTGAGCGGACTGGTGCCGTCACTAGCCAATTTGGCCCTGACCAACCCCATCAGCCGCCGGGTGATGGAAGCGGTCGTTGGCGTGGATCGGCGACGCACGTTCCCCAGAGTGCCCAGCCAGCCATTTCCGCGCTGGTATCGGCGCCACGTAGCCCGGCGTGTTCGCCCGCTGGCCACGGGCAGCCGCAAGGTGGCCCTCTTCTCTGGATGTTACACCGATCATTTCGACCCGGAGGTGGGCATCGCAGCGACGCTGGTACTAGAGCACAACGAGATCGAGCTCGTCTATCCAGAACAGCGGTGCTGCGGCATTCCCAAACTGGTGGACGGCAGCCTCGAGGCCGCCCGCGAGAACTTCCGGTATAACCTGTCAAAGCTGGCTCCACTGGTGCGCCAAGGGTATGATATAGTCGTGATCAGCACACCGTGTAGCATGACCTTCAAGCAAGAGTATCTGGACTACCTAGGCGGCGAGGAGGCGGAACTGGTGGCAAAACACGTCTTTGACATCAGCCAGTACCTACGCCAGATGCACGAGCGAGGCGAGCTCAAGACTGACTTCCGACCGCTGCCGCTGCGCGTAGCCTACCATGTCCCCTGCGCAGCTAAAGCACAACGCATTGACCGGGCTGCGCTCGAGCTGCTGGCGCTAGTCCCGGAGCTGCAGGTAACCCTGGTAGACCGGGGATGTTGTGGCTTTGATGGCACCTTCGGCTTCAAAAAGCAGTTCTTCGACCTCTCGATGCAAGTGGGGAAGCCATTGTTCGAGGCAATTCGCCAGTCAGGGGCCACACATGCTGCCACCGATTGCCCCCTGTGCGAGGTGCAAATCGCAGATGGGGCACATACGGCGACAGTGCATCCGATCGAACTGTTGTGTCAAGCGTATGGGTTACGACCTTGAACTGGAGGTCGAAATCTTCACCATTCCAGTGAACAAAGAGGATACAAGACCGAACAGGGGAGCAAGATCATGGCCTCATTTTTGAGTGCGCTGCAGACCATCCATGAAGGGATTGCCGCCGGCCCCTTTAGGGCCGCCTGGAGCTCGCTAAAGGGATACCAGGTGCCACAATGGTACTTAGACGCTAAGTTCGGCATCTTCATCCACTGGGGTGTCTACTCAGTCCCTGCCTTCGGCAACGAGTGGTATCCGCGTAACATGTACCGCCAGGGCACTCCCGAGTTCGAACATCACCTCGCCACTTACGGCCCCCATACCCGATTCGGCTACAAAGACTTCATCCCGATGTTTCGGGCAGAGAAGTTCGACCCTGACGCCTGGGCTGAGCTATTCCAACAGGCTGGAGCGAAGTACGTTGTGCCCGTCGCAGAGCACCATGACGGGTTTGCCATGTATGACTGTAGCTTCTCCCGCTGGACCGCGGCCAAAATGGGGCCGAAGCGCGATGTCATCGGCGAGTTGGCGGAGGCCGTCCGCCGACGAGGGCTGATCTTTGGCCTTTCGTCCCACCGGGCTGAACACTGGTGGTTCATGAACGGTGGGATGCAGTTCGACTCCGACGTGCAAGATCCTCGCTTCTACGATTTTTATGGTCCTGCCCAGCCTGATGGCACCCAGCCCGACGCCGAATTTCTGGACGACTGGCTGGTACGCACCTGCGAGCTAGTGGACAAATACCGGCCGCAACTGATCTGGTTCGATTGGTGGATCGAGCAGCCAGTCTTCCAGCCGTATCTGCAGAAGTTCGCCGCGTTTTATTACAATCGCGGTGCAAGTTGGGATCAAGGCGTCGTCATCAACTATAAACTCGAAGCCTTCCCCGAAGGCACTGCGGTGCTTGATGTCGAGCGGGGACAACTGGGGGACGTCCGTCCGCTGTTCTGGCAGACGGATACCTCTGTGTCGAAGAACTCTTGGGGGTACATCACCCACCACGAGTACAAGCCGGTGGACTGGATCATCCACGACCTGGCTGATATCGTAAGCAAGAACGGATGCCTACTGTTAAACATCGGCCCACGGCCGGACGGCACCATCCCTGAGCCGGAAGAGCAGAGACTGCAAGAGATCGGCCGATGGCTAGCGATCAATGGTGAGGCGATCTATGGCACTCGCCCATGGAAGGTCTTCGGCGAGGGCCCTACGCAAGTGGTCGCGGGGTCCTTCTCCGACACGAAGCGCAGCCCGTTCACTAGCGAGGACATCCGCTTCACTATGAAAGGAGATGTACTATACGCGATCGCCTTGGCCTGGCCAGAGAACGGCCAGATGATTATCCGCTCGCTTGGCGAGCGCCGTGGGCTATGGGAGCAGAGAATCGCCCGAGTGGAGCTCTTGGGAAACCCTGTGCCACTGCGCTGGACTCGCGACGACCACAGCTTGACGATCCAATTGCCACCGCAGAAGCCATGTGAACACGCTTTCGTTTTCCGTGTTGTCTGATCTATTTGGAGGAGCGTTCTACTCCTCCAGGCCTCCCCACCCTAGAAGGAGCCGGCATATGTTTGACTGAGCCGAAGTCCGCCTGTATACTCCAGGCAGGAGGCAAACAGGTGCAAAGATCTGGGCGCTTTCCGTGGCAGTACATAGCGTTAACTGCAGCGCTGCTAGGTGCAGTGGTGATCTTCTGGCGCCCACTCGTGCAGTTGGCGACCGACGTGGATAGTGTCCAAGCATGGCTGGCCTCTCTAGGCCCCTGGGGCCCTGTCGCGATGATCCTGGCAAGCGCAGCACAAATCGTCTTCGCCCCCGTCCCAGGTTACTTCGTCCAGGTGGCAGGTGGGTATCTCTTCGGCATGGTACCGGGCGCCATCTATGGAACGCTTGGCATGTTATTGGGGGGGACCATCGCGATGACTCTGTCCCGCCGCTTCGGCCGGCCCTTCGTCGAGCGAAAACTGGGTGCTGAGCGAATCAGGCGCTGGGAGCAGGTGGTACATGCCAATAGCATCTGGGTGTGGTTTCTCTTGATGGCTGGTCCTACCGGTGATGTGCCGTACTACCTGGCTGGCCTGACTCAAGTCCCAATGTGGAAAATCCTGGGGATCGTCTTGTTCACGCGCGGCCCGGCTATCACGGTCGCCGCGGCTATAGGTGCCGGCGCCGCTGATCTTTCCCCTGAATTGCTGCTAGGGCTCCTCGTGCTGGTGCTTCTCCTGGGCGCGTTGTTCTTCAAAGCTGGCCGACAGGTGGCCAGACGTCTAGAAGCCTTTCTGTTGCATCGGATGGTCAAGACAATTCCCCCGCCAGAACAGCCCTGATCTTCCCCTTTTCGATCACACGGATGCTCAAAATCATGTCTGCCAGGCTTGGCGTGATGATATAATGGCGTTAGAGGAAAGAATGATCCAAGAAGTAACTGTCGTTCGGCGCCATATCCATGTGCGCGGCGTGGTCCAGGGGGTAGGATTTCGCCCCTTCGTCTATAACCTGGCCCAACGTCATGGCCTGCGCGGCTGGGTGTGCAACACCTCATCTGGGGTGGACATTGAAGCCGAGGGCACCCCCCAGGCAGTGGACGCGTTTTTACACGCGCTCACTCTGGAAGCGCCCCCGTTGGCCCGTATTGACGCCGTGGATGTATATGAGCTGCCGCCCAACGGAGACGCCACATTTGAAATCCGCCACAGTCAAGCTCAGCCAGGACAGTTTCAGCCCATCTCGCCCGATGTGGCCACGTGCGATGCCTGCCTGGCCGAGGTGATGGACTCAGCCGATCGACGCTACCGCTACCCATTCACCAACTGCACTCACTGCGGCCCACGTTTTACCATCATCCGAGACATCCCATACGACCGGCCTCGGACCACCATGGCCGTTTTCACCATGTGTGCAGATTGCCAGGCGGAGTATGACGACCCAGCCAACCGACGGTTCCATGCGCAGCCTAACGCCTGTCCGATATGTGGCCCGCGCTTGACATTGGCGCCTGCCCCAGGGAAGTCGCTCCCACCAGACCTGCCTGATGATCCCATTGAGGCCACGCGAGTTCTGCTGGCTCGGGGCTGGATCGTGGCAATCAAGGGGTTAGGCGGCTTCCACCTGGCCTGCAATGCCCGCGACGAGGAAGTGGTACGACGGTTGCGTGTCCGGAAAGGCCGCATCGGCAAGCCCTTTGCGCTGATGGCGCGCGACCTGGAGACCGCTCGCTCCCTCTGTGAGGTGAATGATGACGAGGCAAAGCTCCTGAGCGGCCGGGAACGCCCCATCGTTCTCCTACGCGCTCGGCCCGGAAATGGCATTGCGCCAAGCGTGGCCCCACGACAGCGCAACCTAGGGATCATGCTCCCATATACGCCGCTGCATCACCTGCTCCTCCGGCTGGCTCCTGGGATCCCTGACGTTCTGGTAATGACCTCCGGTAACCTGAGCGAGGAGCCCATCGCCATTGATAACGATGAGGCCTTCACGCGGCTGAGCGACCTGGCCGACGCCCTCTTAATACACAATCGAGACATCTACATCCGTTGCGACGATTCGGTGGTGCGCGTGTTTCGGGGAGCCGAGTTGCCCATCCGGCGCTCGCGAGGATATGCGCCCTATCCGGTTCACCTAGGGGCTGAGGCTGTCCCGCTCCTGGCCTGTGGAGCTGAACTCAAGAACACGTTTTGCCTGACCCGTGGCTCCTATGCCTTTCTCAGCCAGCACATCGGCGATCTGGAGAACGTGGAAACGCTGGAAGCCTATCGGATGGCCATCGCGCACTTCGAGCGGCTGTTTCGTGTGCGCCCGCAAGCCCTGGCCTATGACTTGCATCCTGACTACTTGGCCACTCGCTATGCGTTGCAGCGCGCGGAAGAGGAAGGGTTGCCGGCCATCGGCGTGCAACATCATCATGCACACATTGCCGCTTGCCTGGCTGAACATCAACGACCTGGCCCGGTCATTGGCGTGGCTTTTGATGGCACAGGCTACGGCGAGGATGGCGCCATCTGGGGTGGCGAGTTTCTGATCGCCGATCTAGCCGGCTATCAGCGAGCAGCTCACCTGGCCTATGTACCGCTGCCGGGTGGCGACGCTGCGGTGCGCCGTACATACCGTATGGCGTGGAGTCACCTGTGGCATGCCTTCGGCCCCATCTGGCCCGATGTGCCTACGCTGCGCCAGATTAGTCCAATGGAGCGACGAATAGTGGAACGACAGCTTGCCACCGGTCTCTACGCGCCCCCTACGTCCAGCATGGGCCGGCTATTCGACGCTATCTCAGCCCTCTGCGGCGTCTGCCTGGAAGCGACTTACGAGGGGCAAGCTGCCATTGAACTAGAAATGCTGGCCGATCCGGCCGAGGATGGAGTTTACGAGTGGCCGTTACCGGATGCGACTGGCGACACCCCATGGGCGATTGATCCGGCTCCGATCGTTCAAGCCGTCGTAGCGGATGTGCAAAGGGGAACAGGAGTGGCCGCTATCGCGGCCCGCTTTCACAACGCGGTGGCTGCGATGGTGACGGAGATATGTCGGCGACTGCGCGCGGTGACGGGATTCAACGAGGTGGCGTTGAGCGGCGGAGTATGGCAGAATGTGCTGTTGCTGGAGCGGACACTGGCTCGGCTAGAGGCCGCCGGCTTTACCGTATACACCCATCGCCTGGTGCCACCCAACGATGGCGGGTTGTCGTTGGGACAAGCAGTTGTAGCGAACCGGCGCATTAGCAAGCAGGGATATAAAGTTGGTTACAACCCGAAATGCTCTGGAGGAGATGATCTATGTGTCTAGGAGTCCCTGGCCGTGTGGTGGAGATATTTGAGCAGGATGGCATTCGAATGGGAAAGGTGGATTTCGGAGGCATTGTCAAGGAGGCTTGTTTAGCCTATGTACCCGAGACCGAGGTAAATGACTATGTGATCATCCACGCCGGTTTCGCTATCTCTCGCCTGAATGAGGAGGAGGCCCAGGAGACGTTGGCGATCCTGCGAGAGATGGGCGAGGATGTCCCGATGGGTGAGTTCACGAGTCGATGAAATACGTAGCAGAGTTTCGTCAACCGGAGCTGATTCATAAACTGGCCGGAGAGATCCGCCGGACGGTGACCAAGCCGTGGACGATCATGGAGATCTGCGGCGGTCAGACACACGCCTTCATGCGGTTTGGCCTGGAATCGCTGTTGCCGCCTGAGATCGAACTAGTACACGGCCCTGGCTGTCCCGTATGTGTGACGCCTTTGGAGCTAATCGATAAGGCCATTGCCATCGCCTCTCGACCCGAGGTGATCTTCTGCTCCTTCGGTGACATGTTGCGCGTGCCAGGCTCCCATGCGGACCTGTTTCGCGTCAAGGCGGCGGGTGGCGACGTGCGCGTGGTCTACTCCCCGCTAGAGTGCCTGAAGATCGCCCGACAACATCCTAATCGGGAGGTGGTGTTCTTCGCCATCGGCTTCGAAACCACCGCGCCGGGCAACGCAATGCTGGTCTGGCAGGCCCGACAGCAGGGAATTCGCAACTTCAGCATGCTGGTATCCCATGTACGGGTA
This genomic interval from Anaerolineae bacterium contains the following:
- a CDS encoding alpha-L-fucosidase, producing MASFLSALQTIHEGIAAGPFRAAWSSLKGYQVPQWYLDAKFGIFIHWGVYSVPAFGNEWYPRNMYRQGTPEFEHHLATYGPHTRFGYKDFIPMFRAEKFDPDAWAELFQQAGAKYVVPVAEHHDGFAMYDCSFSRWTAAKMGPKRDVIGELAEAVRRRGLIFGLSSHRAEHWWFMNGGMQFDSDVQDPRFYDFYGPAQPDGTQPDAEFLDDWLVRTCELVDKYRPQLIWFDWWIEQPVFQPYLQKFAAFYYNRGASWDQGVVINYKLEAFPEGTAVLDVERGQLGDVRPLFWQTDTSVSKNSWGYITHHEYKPVDWIIHDLADIVSKNGCLLLNIGPRPDGTIPEPEEQRLQEIGRWLAINGEAIYGTRPWKVFGEGPTQVVAGSFSDTKRSPFTSEDIRFTMKGDVLYAIALAWPENGQMIIRSLGERRGLWEQRIARVELLGNPVPLRWTRDDHSLTIQLPPQKPCEHAFVFRVV
- a CDS encoding HypC/HybG/HupF family hydrogenase formation chaperone; translated protein: MCLGVPGRVVEIFEQDGIRMGKVDFGGIVKEACLAYVPETEVNDYVIIHAGFAISRLNEEEAQETLAILREMGEDVPMGEFTSR
- the hypF gene encoding carbamoyltransferase HypF gives rise to the protein MIQEVTVVRRHIHVRGVVQGVGFRPFVYNLAQRHGLRGWVCNTSSGVDIEAEGTPQAVDAFLHALTLEAPPLARIDAVDVYELPPNGDATFEIRHSQAQPGQFQPISPDVATCDACLAEVMDSADRRYRYPFTNCTHCGPRFTIIRDIPYDRPRTTMAVFTMCADCQAEYDDPANRRFHAQPNACPICGPRLTLAPAPGKSLPPDLPDDPIEATRVLLARGWIVAIKGLGGFHLACNARDEEVVRRLRVRKGRIGKPFALMARDLETARSLCEVNDDEAKLLSGRERPIVLLRARPGNGIAPSVAPRQRNLGIMLPYTPLHHLLLRLAPGIPDVLVMTSGNLSEEPIAIDNDEAFTRLSDLADALLIHNRDIYIRCDDSVVRVFRGAELPIRRSRGYAPYPVHLGAEAVPLLACGAELKNTFCLTRGSYAFLSQHIGDLENVETLEAYRMAIAHFERLFRVRPQALAYDLHPDYLATRYALQRAEEEGLPAIGVQHHHAHIAACLAEHQRPGPVIGVAFDGTGYGEDGAIWGGEFLIADLAGYQRAAHLAYVPLPGGDAAVRRTYRMAWSHLWHAFGPIWPDVPTLRQISPMERRIVERQLATGLYAPPTSSMGRLFDAISALCGVCLEATYEGQAAIELEMLADPAEDGVYEWPLPDATGDTPWAIDPAPIVQAVVADVQRGTGVAAIAARFHNAVAAMVTEICRRLRAVTGFNEVALSGGVWQNVLLLERTLARLEAAGFTVYTHRLVPPNDGGLSLGQAVVANRRISKQGYKVGYNPKCSGGDDLCV
- a CDS encoding VTT domain-containing protein; the protein is MQRSGRFPWQYIALTAALLGAVVIFWRPLVQLATDVDSVQAWLASLGPWGPVAMILASAAQIVFAPVPGYFVQVAGGYLFGMVPGAIYGTLGMLLGGTIAMTLSRRFGRPFVERKLGAERIRRWEQVVHANSIWVWFLLMAGPTGDVPYYLAGLTQVPMWKILGIVLFTRGPAITVAAAIGAGAADLSPELLLGLLVLVLLLGALFFKAGRQVARRLEAFLLHRMVKTIPPPEQP